The Microcaecilia unicolor chromosome 3, aMicUni1.1, whole genome shotgun sequence nucleotide sequence tctctccatgaccatgtcttctccaagctgaataaccCTAGGCTCTTTAGACTtttctcatagagaagtcatcccatcccctttatcatttcgtcgcaactctctgtaccttttctacttccgatatatcttttttgagatgtggtgaccagaattgcaagtATTTGGGGTGCAGTTGAACCATGGAACAatccaaaggcattataacattctcatttttgttttccattcctttcataataattcctaatagtctacttgctttcttagctgccgcagcacactgagcatagggtttcaacatatcagcaacaacgacgccaagatctctttcttggtcggtgactcctaacgtggaactttgcattacgtacctatagttcaggttcctctttctcacatgcatcactttgcacttgctcacattaaacgtcatctgccatttagacgcccagtctcgtaaggtcctcttgtaatttttcacaatcctcccgcgatttaactacttaGAATAACTTTCTGttctcagcaaatttaattacctcactagttactcccatctctagatcatttataaatatgttaaaaagcagcggtcccagcacagacccctggggaaccccactaattacccttctccattgagaatactgaccatttaaccctactgctGGAGGTCTAAACGAGATCTCTTAGAAGCCAGAGGTGCAGCagggtgagaaactgaagcaccttgcagaaaCGCTGACTGTCCTTGCTTCATAAATAGGAGTACTGtgagagcaatataaactccacaAAAACAAAGATCCCGATGTTGCTGAATGCTGTCaggccctgaggctgtaaaatgccGGCTATGCTCTGCACGTGATCAGCCAGAGgttgcttctcactgccagtCAGCCCTGACAAAATGGTGCCCATTCCCGCACTCTCCTGTATCAAACTGCACACTGGCCCTGTCAGAAAACCCAAAGTCCCCAGCATATTCAGATGGTGCACCAAATCAGCCGCAAAACACCAATTAACTGCCTCAGCTACTAAACCTTAGTCAGACTTACCGCTGCcggctgctccccccaagctcacagtctccacaagtcttactccagatgagaaaggctcaggaccgatactctgtcccatgctctccagaaaacctctttccttctttttttttttaagattgttgtgctggaaaaggagagctccacaggaaacaggggagaggtgaagagaGGGAATTAAATTAATGGGGCACCAGACACAGAAATCTGCAGGCCTCCaaatgactctgcagactcaagccaggcgcaaatcactcagaaccagagggttgagaagtgtgtccatccacctgctggaggtagaaaatactgaggagctggactggatgccaagagagagatgtctcaggtcagctggagatagaaaatactgagaagctggactggatgccaagagagaggtctcagctcagttttcaggtctatctccacctgctggctgatggacacaactatcccacaggttctggggtagtgggaagctacgtaatggaattTGTGTTCTCACATGCTACAGCAATCCACAAACACTAGGCTGTTTAATAGTTGAGGATCTTTCCATTTGTTAatgtgtgtgtgcaagtgcttTCATTCCACACAAAGTTCACCCCCCATCTCTTCCCTGTTCCAGCATCTGGAGCCTCACCCTGGCACCTCCATCTGCTTGGACAACAAATGTCTCTCAGTTAGGGGCAAAAGCCATCTTCCACAATGGCAAGTCCAGAACTCCAGGCAGCCCGACACCCCACCCCCTCAGATCCAAGACGTGGCCACATGGCTCAGTTCAAACCACGCAAAGCGTGTTCAGTCCCGACTGGCTCTCCCCATATCAAGTCGAGGGTCCTCACTTCAAGAAAACTAGTTCAGGCTCTCCCCAACATTAAGGGAGCATGAGAAGGAAAAGGAACAAAGGTCCCCTGCAGTTTAAACcaggcaaaaataaataaacaaaaattctTTCTATTATATAATGCGGACAAAGCCGAGAGCAGTCAGCCTCAGGGGGGCTTGGGATCGGGATGGCTTTTCAGTTTGTGAAATTTAACGCTGTCTAGCTTCTCAAAGGGTTTTCCACAATGCTCGCAGGTAAAGTTGTACTGAACCTCTGTTACATGTTTCTTCATGTGCCAGTTCAAAGACGCCCGCTGCCGGCACTGGTAGCCACAGATCTCacacctgagagagagagagagagagagagagaacgaatCAGCCAGCAACCCTGAAGCCACAGGTCTCATACCTGTCAGGAAAGGTATGAGACCTGTGGAGTGCAGTACATTTCACTGACCCAGCAGCAGATGTGCAAGAGGCTGGTGAAAGCATCCAAGCTCACACTCGACACTAAGCACAAATAATGCCATCCGAAACCTTCAACAGCCTTTTTCCAGGATGGATACTTTTACTGGCTCCTGGACTACAAGACGAGGTATGTGTGCTTACAGAACCAGCTTCTCTATAAGATAGgacagctgctgctgctcaagaGACCATTTCTATCGAGTGAAGGATCATGTAATTTCTGAACCAGTGAAAAAGCCTGCAAGCCTCACCTGCAGAACAGACACTGGAAACATCTTTCTGCCCGAGTCATATGTCACGGAAGGGTTTTGGACTTACTGTAGAGGCGTCTCGCCTGTATGTGTCCTTCGATGAACCTCTAGGTGGTTTTTCCTCTTGAAGGATTTCCCACAAGTCTCACAGATAAATTCCCGCACACCTGCGGTGAGAAAGGAAGCAGGAAAGTGCAGGAAACTGCTCACAGGCCACATCCATCCAAAACATCAAGGGTGTGTCTCTATGCCCTAAGACTTGCACTGTGAATCATGCAAACCCTGAACCGTGAATTTTCTGCTTTCTTATTTTAGGCATAAGGGCTCAAAGCCTCCTATGATATACCGGGCTCTCATTCACCTGATCCCTAAAACACATACTGGAAATGGGAAGAGATGCCCAGGATCGAGATAAGAGCACAGGTAGTCTCTGCTGAGTGAATAAAAGGCAGGTACCTGAGTGAATGATCATGTGTCGCCGCAGGTGATTGGATAAATAAAACTTCTTCCCACAACCTGGGTGTGGACAGACTTTCGTTTTCCCTTTCCGATGCACAAGATTAACGTGATTCTGGGGAGAAAGACGACAAAACGCGCACCATTAAATACTGCTACTAAAAAAACACACAGCCCCTGAAGCAGGGCAGATACAGCACAGGCAGCAGCGGTGCAATCTTCATTCACACACTGCACCCCCAGCGCAGGGCAGTGCAAGCTGAGTCAAAGCATTACCTGGAAGCTGCTGAGAGCTACATAGACTTGGCTGCAGCCTTCATAAGGGCAATGAAACATTTCCAACATGCCATCGATATCTGCCACTTGACCTCGTCTGCTCCTCCGCCTGTAGGAAATAGGCATGTTAAAGCTGGTGAAGGATGCCTTTCTGTGATCCCAGGCAAACTGACGCTACTAGGCAGGAGCGGCCAGAATATGTGGGCAAGCGGGCCCCAAGCCAGGGGCTACCACACTGCCTTTAGAAGTCCATCTGTGAGCATGCACACAGAGAAGGGTGAGGAAAGGGCGCCAAAAGCAATACTAGCCCTGGACACCATTTTGTCCGGCCATTGCCCAGGTTACAAGTCTTTCCTTAGGCCTCATGCAGGCTAAAAACTTTCAGAATTGTTTTCCTGCTTAAGTGCATCACGGTATGAAATCCCACCTCAACTCCTTTCCCCACCCCTGACCTCTCTACAGCACAACTGACCTGCACTTCTCCACCAGCTACAAGTGTCATATTGCTTCCCCCATTCCTACAACACTCCAGAACTCCTGTTGGCCAGTCCCTAAACACTACAGCACCAATTCTTCCCATCAAATCATTTCAGTACTCACTTCCCCGTCTCTTTCGGAATCTCGTAAACAATTGCTGACATTTGGGGAGTCTCGCACTCATCCATGGCAGGCTCCAGGCTCTCTGTGGCTGCCTCTGGCCCATCAGGCTCCTCAAACATCTCTTCCTGCGCAAGCTCGAGGGAAGGCGATGTGGCCAGGGCTGCGAGACCCTCTTCCTCTTTAGCTTCCTTTCTGAGGACATATGGCTCTTTCCTCCCTAGCACCAGAGATCATAATTAAACCAGAACCTCACGCCATCCCCCCTCACAATGttaacacaaacacacatataggCCCAGCACGTACTGCAGCACAAGCCTCCCTCACACATAGTTTTTCTGTTCTCAGCCAATGCGAGTGTTGAAATTATctaagtaagaggaaaagagctGACTTTCTAACAAAGCACCTGCGCTGGTCTCTGAATCCTCTGTTCTGCCTGTCTGTTCATCTGCAGGGACGATCGTGCTATCTGGGTCCATCTGCGTGTATTCAGTGACTCCCTCTATTACACTGCAGGGAACAGTGTCCCCTCCAGTACTGGTGACATTCAGGTGAATCCCTTCGGCCGTCAGGGCCTCGTATCCGGGTCCAGCGATGATAATGACTTGTGACCCTTGCACCATGCCCTGCATCGGACAGCTGGCCACCATCTCCCCCAAAGTCTCCTGGTTCATACCGTCAAACAGACTACCATGGCCTGAACTGACTTGTACCGGCACACACACCACCGTCTCCATGCCCTCGGGGGGCTCCTGGCGAACCCTCGAGTCTTGTCCACTGCTCAGGCTTTCCAGCTGTTGCTCAGAGGGAAGATGCAGGCCTTCTGGGTCCAGTAAGTCTGCACTGGCATGTTCCTCCAAGCACTGAACCTGGTGAGTTTCAGAGTGCGGTGGCTCCTCCGACTCGGAGCTGGAACTTTCTTCTGAAGACCTGGAGCTTCCTGCCCCGATGCCTTGAACTGTGGGGTAGTAGAGAAGAGAAGCGGGTGAGCGTACACTCCCACAGCTGTGGTCTCTCAACCAGACATACACACACTCAAGAGAATCCCTGTATTTAACGTTGTAAAAACTAATACATTGAAtgtgttacaaaaataaaaaaataaagacatcACAAAAAATACActcacaaaaaacaaaacagcaaaacaaaacccaaacatTAAAAACCACCCCACAAAACACACATCCTGTTCCAAATGATCATCAGAAGCCTGCCCAGAAGGCAAACTACTCAGCCCAGTGAGCTATGCAAGAGATATGGGGCGAGGTGTGTGCATACAAGTCCCCTCCTCACCTCTATCGCTCTCAGAATCGCTCAGCGGTTTCAGTGGTGAGTGGAGGTCCTGGAAGTAACGATGGCCAGCCTCGCACTGCCAGATAGCTGTGGTGTACAGACCAAAGGTGGGGTCCAGCTCCGAGAGCAGTGGCTCAAAGGGGCACCGGTTCCTGTGATCCTCGTACCAAATTACCAGGTTCTTCACGCAGTTGACATTCCGTTTCCGGCCTAAGGAGGAGAGTGTAGCATAAGCAATGCGCCTTGCCTCCTGTAACAACTGACGGGTGCTGGTCTACCTAACCCATGTAAGAGCCTTGTAACTCTCTCTAGCCATCCTGCGGGCTGAATCCTATGGAGTTAATAGGTTTTGCCCAGCATAGTACAAACTGCAGGACAGCTGGAGCAGTGCAAAGTGATTATAAAGAGGCAGCTGAAGGCCGCAGTAAAAGTTAACAGAAACACTGCAGACATGAGAAACCCAGTAAAACAATTTGCAGAGCATACAGAGCAATCATTACATCACCCTCATAACCCCAACCCCCACAGTCAAGAAAAGATAACATCCAAAAGCAGAGGCAGAGTGCCCTTACTCTCTCAGCTGTGTGGTCACTCAGGCACCATGCCAGTGAACAAAACAAAGTATGACTAAGCGATTGCAGTCCCATCCTTAATGCTAGCTCACTCACGTTTCCTGCGCTTGGATTTCTTCGGAATCTGCTCCCAAGGTTGCCTGAAACGAATCATATACCAAGGAGATAAGAAAATACATGGCTGAAAGAACAACCAGCTCACCACAAATCTTGCTGTCTCTCACCCATCTCTGGCCTGCTCACTGCTCCTCATTTAGGGAAGGGAGGTAGGGCAAGGGAGGGACCTAGG carries:
- the ZNF653 gene encoding zinc finger protein 653; protein product: MAEHRGLAEDEEEPGGGRKARGRPRLTDTDRARRRLESRKKYDVRRVYLGEAHGPWVQLRRKSGWSDAKLAAYLISLEKQQREAHRGQPWEQIPKKSKRRKRRKRNVNCVKNLVIWYEDHRNRCPFEPLLSELDPTFGLYTTAIWQCEAGHRYFQDLHSPLKPLSDSESDRVQGIGAGSSRSSEESSSSESEEPPHSETHQVQCLEEHASADLLDPEGLHLPSEQQLESLSSGQDSRVRQEPPEGMETVVCVPVQVSSGHGSLFDGMNQETLGEMVASCPMQGMVQGSQVIIIAGPGYEALTAEGIHLNVTSTGGDTVPCSVIEGVTEYTQMDPDSTIVPADEQTGRTEDSETSAGRKEPYVLRKEAKEEEGLAALATSPSLELAQEEMFEEPDGPEAATESLEPAMDECETPQMSAIVYEIPKETGKRRSRRGQVADIDGMLEMFHCPYEGCSQVYVALSSFQNHVNLVHRKGKTKVCPHPGCGKKFYLSNHLRRHMIIHSGVREFICETCGKSFKRKNHLEVHRRTHTGETPLQCEICGYQCRQRASLNWHMKKHVTEVQYNFTCEHCGKPFEKLDSVKFHKLKSHPDPKPP